From the Paenibacillus sp. MMS20-IR301 genome, the window TGCCGATTCAACCATCGGCGGGGTGAAGGAAGCGGCAGCAGCAGCACAGAAATTCGCAGGAGCAGGGGTAGGCGTGTCGATTACGGTAACCCCTTGCTGGTGTTACGGGTCGGAGACGATGGATATGGATGCCTCCATCCCGCATGCGGTCTGGGGATTTAATGGAACGGAGCGCCCCGGGGCGGTATATCTGGCGGCAGTGCTCTCGGCTTATGCGCAAAAGGGCATTCCGGCCTTCGGCATCTACGGTGAGGATGTGCAGGAGTCGAGCAGTGAAGAAATTCCGGCGGATGTGCAGTCCAAGCTGCTGCAATTCGCAAAGTCCGGGCTGGCGGCAGCAATAATGAAAGGGAAATCCTATCTGTCCATGGGCTCGGTCTCGATGGGGATTGCCGGTTCGATCGTGAACGAGCAGTTCTTCCAGGAGTATCTTGGCATGCGCAATGAATATATCGATATGTCTGAATTTGTCCGGAGATTTGAGGAAGGCATCTATGATCCGGAGGAATTCGCGCGCGCACTGGCCTGGGTGAAGGACAACTGCCGGGTTGGCGCGGATAATAACCCGCAGCATCTGCAGCTTAGCGAGGAAGTTAAGGAAGAGCAGTGGGAGACTTGTGTGAAAATGGCGCTGATTGCCCGCGATCTGATGACCGGCAATCCAACGCTTGCGAAGCTGGGCTTCGAGGAAGAGGCGAATGGCCATAATGCACTGCTCGGCGGCTTCCAGGGCCAGCGGCAATGGACAGACCATTTCCCGAACGGGGATTTCATGGAGACGATCCTGAATTCCTCGTTCGACTGGAATGGCAGACGGGCGCCTTATATGGTCGCCACCGAGAATGACAGCCTGAACGGGGTCACCATGCTGTTCAATTATCTGCTGACGAATACGGCGCAGATCTTCGCCGATGTCCGCACCTTCTGGAGTCCGGCTGCTGTGAAACGGGTTACCGGCCATGAGCTGGAGGGAGCTGCGGCGGGCGGTCTGCTGCATCTGATCAATTCCGGTTCAGCCGCGCTGGACGGAACCGGAGAGCAGAGCAAGGGCGGCCAGCCGGCGATCAAGCCGTTCTGGGAGATTACTGACGAAGAGGCAGCTGCCTGTGTGGCGGCGACCCAGTTCCGCCCGGCCTCGCAGGAATATTTCCGCGGGGGCGGCTTCTCCACCGACTATTTGACCAAAGGCGGAATGCCGGTTACTATGGCCCGGCTCAATCTGGTCAAGGGTCTTGGACCCGTGCTTCAGCTGGTTGAAGGCTTCACGGTGGAGCTGCCGGAGGCTGTGCATGATACGCTGGACCAGCGGACCGATCCTACCTGGCCGACCACCTGGTTCGCACCAAAGCTGACCGGCAAAGGCTCGTTCCAGTCCGTCTATGATGTAATGAACAACTGGGGCGCGAACCATGGAGCGATCAGCTACGGGCATATTGGTGCCGATCTGATTACCCTGGCCTCGATCCTGCGCATTCCGGTCAGCATGCATAATGTGGAGGATTCCCGGATATTCCGGCCGCGTGTCTGGTCGCTCTTCGGTACAGAGGATCTGGAAAGCGCCGATTACAGAGCCTGCCGGAACTTCGGGCCGCTCTACTAAATCTTCAGATGAAGCGGGTGCGGGATGAAGGGTGAAGTGAGAATCATTAAGCTGCTGGCTGTCGACCTCGGCGCCAGCTCCGGCAGGGTTATGCTGGGAACCTATGCTGAAGGGCGGGTGGCGGTGGAGGAAATCCGCCGCTTCCCCAATCTGCCGGTGGAGGCGGACGGGCATCTTTACTGGAATGTTCCCCAGCTGTTTCAGGAAATCAAGCTGGGAATCAAGGCAGCTGTGGACAGCCACGGACCGCTGGAGGCTATGAGCGTCGATACCTGGGGAGTTGATTATGGCTTCCTGGATGAGCACGGGGAGCTGCTGGGTCTGCCGCATCATTACCGGGATCAGCGGATGGAAGCCATCGCTTCCCGGCTGGAGGCTGCATTGCCGCCGGAGGAGCAGTTCCGGCTGACCGGCAATCAGTCCGGTACAATTAATACCGTCTATCAATTATATGCCGACCTGCAAGGTGATCCCGGACTGCGGGCGGGAGCAGGGCTGCTGCTGATGATGCCTGATCTGTTCCATTATATGTTAAGCGGCATGGCGGCAGCCGAGCA encodes:
- a CDS encoding L-fucose isomerase yields the protein MTANYPKIGIRPTIDGRRRGVRESLEVQTMGMAQRVAAFLQEHLFYPDGSHVECIIADSTIGGVKEAAAAAQKFAGAGVGVSITVTPCWCYGSETMDMDASIPHAVWGFNGTERPGAVYLAAVLSAYAQKGIPAFGIYGEDVQESSSEEIPADVQSKLLQFAKSGLAAAIMKGKSYLSMGSVSMGIAGSIVNEQFFQEYLGMRNEYIDMSEFVRRFEEGIYDPEEFARALAWVKDNCRVGADNNPQHLQLSEEVKEEQWETCVKMALIARDLMTGNPTLAKLGFEEEANGHNALLGGFQGQRQWTDHFPNGDFMETILNSSFDWNGRRAPYMVATENDSLNGVTMLFNYLLTNTAQIFADVRTFWSPAAVKRVTGHELEGAAAGGLLHLINSGSAALDGTGEQSKGGQPAIKPFWEITDEEAAACVAATQFRPASQEYFRGGGFSTDYLTKGGMPVTMARLNLVKGLGPVLQLVEGFTVELPEAVHDTLDQRTDPTWPTTWFAPKLTGKGSFQSVYDVMNNWGANHGAISYGHIGADLITLASILRIPVSMHNVEDSRIFRPRVWSLFGTEDLESADYRACRNFGPLY